GGCGAGATCTCGAAGGCCATGGATGACTCTCTTCAGAAGTCGGGGGTCGTACGGAGAGGCATAGGTCTCCGGATTGATCAGCACCCGGTCGTCCGAGGCCAGGTCGCCCAGCAGGACGCGGGTGACCCCGAGCGACACGCCGCAGTGCGCGGACAGCTCCGCGACCGACTCGACGGCGCCGGAGGCCCGCTCGTACAGCGATCGCGCCTCCGGGAGGAGCCGTGCGGCGAAGGACACGTCG
This sequence is a window from Spinactinospora alkalitolerans. Protein-coding genes within it:
- a CDS encoding DUF742 domain-containing protein, which encodes MKANPWVRPYVLTGGRTRTRQHLFVHTLVSAPDYDVSFAARLLPEARSLYERASGAVESVAELSAHCGVSLGVTRVLLGDLASDDRVLINPETYASPYDPRLLKRVIHGLRDLA